TCTGATTGCTTCAGGGCGAGCATCTCGGCCTGCAGCGCTTTCGATTTTTCTTCGTAATGGTGCGTCACCGCCGCGATCGACAGTGTCGTATCGCGAGTCACCGTATCGCCGCTGACAGGCGGAAAAGCCGGAGGGCCATCGGGATCCATGGCAAACGCGGCGGCCAAGGCAAACGCAGGATAGATCATCGGATGTCCTCCGGCGGTGTCCCGCTGATATAGCGGGAACTGCCGCAACTCGCCACGAACGGCGCCAGAGCCAGCTTCCGACCCATTTGCGAACGTTTGCGAGCTAGTGGCAGCTTTCGACCCATTCGTGCCGCTAGCAGGCCAGTCTCAGTCTTCGACCCAAGCTGGCATAGTCTGTGCTCTCAGGCGTTGAACTGATGGCGCCGTGCTGAACAACGGTTCTAACTAGCAACCAGACTCACCGAAACAGGAACTGGACGGTGAAGCCGCTGAAGATCCTATTCGCAATTCTGCTGGCGATCCTGCTTCCCGCTTGGGTCGCGTGGCTGCTGTGGCCCGTTCCCATCATGGTTTTGGCCTACCGCTTCACGCATCCGGTCGCCGCAAGCCGCCAGGTGCATTGGGCGGCCGGTCCGGAAAGGCCGCCGGCTGGCGAGCGGCCTCCCAACATCGTGCTGATCCTGGCCGACGACCTCGGCATCAACGACATCACTGCTGAAGGCCCGGCCACGGGCGTCGCGGGTGGGCTGGTCCCGACACCCAATATCGACGCCATCGCGCGTGCAGGGGCCGACTTCACCGTCGCTTATTGCGCGAACGCGACCTGCTCCCCCTCCCGCGCGGCACTGTTGACCGGGCGCTATCCGCAGCGGTTCGGTTTCGAATTCACCGCCGTCCCGGACCAGCTTGCGAGATACGTCCCGCGCTACTCACCGCAAGACCGGCCATATCCCACCATCTACCATGCCGATCTGCAGGCACGCGCGCCGTCGATGGAAAATATGGGCATGCCCTTGAGCGAAGTGACCATCGCCGAGGTGCTGAGGGCCCGCGGCTATCACACCGTCCACCTCGGCAAATGGCACCTGGGAGACGCGCCTGGAATGCGCCCCGAAAACCAGGGCTTCGACGAAAGCCTGGGCTTCATGGCCGGAGCGTCCAAATACGCACCGGACAAAGCGTCGGTCGACGCCCGGCTTCCGGGCGACCCGCTCGATCGCCTCTTATGGCTGGCGCTGTCCGACGGCGTCCAGTTCAACGGCGGCGCGCCCTTCCACGCCGGCGAATATATGACCGACTATCTCAGCGATCAGGCGGTCGCGGCGATCGCCGCCAACCGCAACCGGCCTTTCTTCATCTATCTCGCCTACAACGCGCCCCACACGCCGTTCCAGGCGACCAAGGCCGATTATGAAGCGCTCGGGTCCATCAAGGATCGCCGTTCCCGCGTCTACGGAGCGATGGTCCGCGCGCTCGACCGGGGGGTCGGCAAGGTCATGTCGGCGTTGAAGGCGCAGGGCCTCGACCGCAACACGATTGTCATTTTCACCAACGACAATGGCGGGGCCTGGTACGCGGGCCTTTCCGGCATCAACAAGCCGTATCGCGGATGGAAGGGCACCTTCTTCGAAGGGGGAATCCGCGTGCCGTTCTTCATCGATTGGCCGGGCCGGATCGCGCCCGGCCAGCGCCTGGCGATACCGACCGAGCATATCGACGTCCTGCCCACGCTCGCCGCCGCCGCTATGGTGCCTCTCCCCGCGGGACGGCAGATCGACGGCATCAACCTGCTGCCGTTCGTCACGACGCACGCGCAACCGCCCCTAGGCAGGACCTTGTTCTGGCGCTCGGGCAGCTACGAAGCGGTCCGCGACGGTGACTGGAAGCTTCAGGTCTCCCGCAATCCGCCGCGTACGTGGCTGTTCAACCTCGCCGCCGATCCCACCGAACGCGTGAACCTTGCCGCGCGAGAACCCGCCATCGTCGCGCGCCTCCGGGCGAGCATCGCGCGCCACGACCGCGAAATGGCCAAGCCCCTCTGGCCCGCCCTCCTCGAAGAGCCGATCCGCATCGACGTTCCCGCCGACGCGCCGTGGAAACCCGGCCAGGAATATGTCTACTGGCCGAACTGACGTTTGCCGCCATCGCCACACTGGCATTATCCCGCATCGCACCCATATCCAAAGAGCCGCGTTGACCTTCAGCAGTGGCTCCCTTAATCAGAACATAAACGGAACGAAGCCGATCCGATGATGACTCATATTCGTCAGCTTAGGTCTACCGTATGCTGACCCACATCAGCGTCCGTGGCGCACGCGAACACAATCTGAAGGCCGTCGACGTGGATATCCCGCGCGAGAGCCTGACAGTCATTACCGGTTTGTCCGGCTCGGGCAAATCCAGCCTCGCCTTCGACACCATCTATGCGGAGGGGCAACGCCGCTACGTCGAGAGCCTCAGCGCCTACGCCCGCCAGTTTCTCGAGATGATGCAAAAGCCGGACGTCGAGCATATCGACGGTCTGTCGCCCGCCATCTCGATCGAGCAGAAGACGACCTCGCGCAACCCGCGCTCGACGGTCGCCACCGTCACCGAAATCTACGACTACATGCGCCTTCTGTGGGCGCGCGTCGGCATTCCTTATTCGCCCGCGACCGGCCTTCCCATTGCCGCGCAGACCGTCAGCCAGATGGTCGACCGCACCATGACCCTGCCCGAAGGCAGCCGCCACTACCTGCTCGCGCCCGTCGTTCGCGGCCGCAAGGGCGAGTACCGCAAGGAGCTTGCCGAGTGGCAGAAGGCGGGCTTCACCCGCGTCCGCATCGACGGCGCCTTCTCCGCGATCGAAGAAGCCCCCACGCTCGACAAGAAGTACAAGCACGACATCGAAGTCGTGGTGGATCGCGTTGTCATCCGCGAAGGCATCGAGCCGCGCCTCGCCGACAGCTTCGAAACCGCGCTCAAGCTCGCCGAGGGCCTCGCCTTCCTCGACCCCGCCGACCCGGTCCAGGACCCGCCCGGCAGCAAGCGCACCGGCGTCGCCGCCGCGCTGGAAAAAGCCGCGGAGCGCAACGTCCTCGCCACCCACGCGCCCGAAGGCCGCATCATCTTTTCCGAGAAGTTCGCCTGCCCCGTCAGCGGCTTCACCATCGCCGAGATTGAGCCGCGCCTGTTCTCGTTCAACGCGCCGCAGGGCGCCTGCCCGGCCTGCGACGGCCTCGGCGAAAAGCTGGTGTTCGACGCAGACCTCGTCGTTCCCAATCACGCGCTGTCGATCAAGAAGGGCGCCGTTGTCCCCTGGGCCAAGTCCAACCCGCCCAGCCCTTATTACATGCAGGTGCTAGCCAGCCTCGCTCGCGCCTATGATTTCGACCTCGACACCTCCTGGGCCGACCTCCCCGAGGAAGCGCAGCGCGTCATCCTCCACGGCACCAACGGCAAGCCCGTCACCCTGCGCTTCATCGACGGCAAGCGCAGCTATGAGGTGAAGAAGCCGTTCGAAGGCGTCATCGGCAACCTCAACCGCCGCATGCAGACCACCGAGTCCGCGTGGATGCGTGAGGAGCTCAGCCGTTACCAGGGCAGCCGCCCGTGCGAAGTCTGCCACGGCGCCCGCCTCCGCCCCGAAGCGCTGGCGGTGAAGATCGCCGGCGAGGACATCAGCCTCTCGACCCGCCGCAGCGTCGCCGACGCCTACGACTGGTTCGCCAACCTCGCGCCGAAGCTCAATCCGACGCAGCAGGAAATCGCCAAGGCCATTCTCAAGGAAATCAACGAGCGCCTCGGCTTCCTCCACAACGTCGGCCTCGACTATCTCCACCTCGACCGCACCAGCGGCACGCTAAGCGGCGGCGAGAGCCAGCGCATCCGCCTCGCGTCGCAGATCGGCAGCGGCCTCTCCGGCGTCCTTTACGTCCTCGACGAACCCTCGATCGGCCTTCATCAGAAGGACAACGACCGCCTCCTCGAAACGCTGAAACGCCTCAAATCCCTCGGCAACACCGTGCTCGTCGTCGAACATGACGAGGACGCGATCCGCCACGCCGACCATGTCATCGACATGGGCCCCGGCGCCGGCGTCCACGGCGGCGAGGTCGTATGCCAGGGCACGCTCGAAGAGCTGCTCGCCTGCACCACCAGCATCACGGCCGACTACCTGAGCGGCCGACGCGAAATCCCGCTCCTCGCCACCCGGCGAAAGGGCTCGGGCAAATTCGTCACCGTCGCCGGCGCCACCGCCAACAACCTCGACAATGTCACGGTGAAATTCCCGCTCGGCACTTTCACCTGCGTCACCGGGGTTAGCGGCAGTGGCAAGTCCTCGCTCACCATCGACACGCTCTATGCCGGCGCCGCGCGCAGCCTGAATGGCGCGCGCATCCCCTGCGGCCCCTGCACCGGCATCAAGGGGCTGGAACAGCTCGACAAGGTCATTGACATCGACCAGTCGCCGATCGGCCGCACCCCGCGCTCCAATCCCGCAACCTACACCGGCGCCTTCACCCAGATCCGCGACTGGTTCGCCGGCCTGCCGGAAAGCCAGGCGCGCGGCTACAAGCCCGGCCGCTTCTCCTTCAATGTGAAGGGCGGCCGGTGCGAGGCGTGCCAGGGTGACGGCCTCATCAAGATCGAAATGCACTTCCTGCCCGACGTCTACGTCACCTGTGACGTCTGCCACGGCGCCCGCTACAACCGCGAAACGCTGGAGGTGAAGTTCAAGGGCAAGTCGATTGCCGACGTGCTCGACATGACGGTCGAGGACGCGGCCGATTTCTTCAAGGCGGTCCCCGGCATCCGCGACAAGATGGAGATGCTGAAGGAAGTCGGCCTCGGTTACGTCAAGGTCGGGCAGCCGGCGACGACGCTCAGCGGCGGTGAGGCGCAGCGCGTCAAGTTGTCGAAGGAGCTATCGCGCCGCGCCACCGGCAAGACGCTCTACATCCTCGACGAGCCCACCACCGGCCTCCACTTCGAGGATGTGCGCAAGCTCCTCGAAGTCCTCCACCGGCTCGCCGACCAAGGCAACACGGTGGTCGTGATCGAACACAACCTCGACGTCATCAAGACCGCCGACTGGGTCATCGACCTGGGGCCGGGCGGCGGTGTCAACGGCGGCAAGATCATCGCCGAAGGCCCGCCCGAACGCATCGTTCAGGAACCGCTGTCGGCCACCGGCATGTACCTGAAGCCGCTGCTGGAAAAGGCGTCGGTGAAGCCGGTAGTGGTGGAGACGAAACCGAAAAAGCCGGCGCGCGCGAAGCGAGCTGCTGCGGCCGACGAGGATGAATTGGGGTTGGTTGCGGCGAAGTAGGGTGAAAAAGGCTCAGGCTTATCGATCAAAGCAACAAGTTCAGGCGGCATGGCGCCGCCGATAGCGCAAGACGGCTAAAACTTTCCTACTCTGCCGAAGCTGTGCTTCATGCTTTCGGATGAGCGCTTGCTTCATCACACCGCACACCGTTCGCGTGCTCAAGGCGGGCAAAGCCAAGGGTGAGCCGTCCCAAAGGTCACAAAGTGGAGGAAGTGGAAGGACCCCCGTTTTGAGCCCGTCACTGTGAACTTTGGGAAAATTCAAGGACGCGCGACGCCGGTGCCCGCCCTGCCCCGCCGCCGCCTCCTCCTGCCGCAAGCTGTGGAGAAACAAGGACTTATCTCGGTTGAAGCGCCGACCCGTCCGGGACGAGGCGGGAAAGGGAGGACGTGCTCCAGTTTTGGGGCGCGTCCCGATTTTCATGAACCGATGAGGAGAAGATGTATGCGTAAGATGCTATTTGCCGCCGCCGCCATTGCGGCCGCCGCGACCCCCGCCATTGCCCAGGTCAATACCGGCAGCGGCAACGGCCTCGTGGCCGTAAACGTCCAGAACGTCGACATCCTCAAGAACTTCCTGAACGACAGCCAGATCGCGGCGCTCAACAATCTGGGCGTTCCGATCACGGTCCAGGCGCCGATCAGCGTCGCCGCCAACGTTTGCGGCACGACCGTCAACGCGCTGGTCGCGCTGCGCAAGACCGGCGATGCGGCTTGCGATGCCAAGACCGCCAACAACGCGCTGGCCAATATCGTTCAGCGTCAGAAGCTGAAGCAGACCAAGTAACCCGCTTCACAGCGGTTTGACGGGGCCCGGCCGCAGCACCCCCCGCTGCGGCCGGGCTTTGTCGTGCCATCCCGGGCCTTGTTGTTTTAGGTTCATGCGTCTTATTCGGCTAAGACGCGTTGTTGCTTCAGATCTCCCGGCGTTTCCCGGCGAGAATTGAAGGAATTCCCATGACAAGCTTCACCAGATTGCTCGCCGCGGCTGCGGCGGTCGGCTCATTGTCCGCCCCGCTCGCAGCGCAGAGCGCCTACGGCTACCAGCCGCAGGTCTATCCGCAGCAGCAGACCTACCCGCAGCAGGCCTATCCCCAGCAGGGCTACGCTTACGGCCAGCAGCAGGGCTACGCTTATGGCCAGCCAGGTTACGGTCAGCAGGGCTATGCCCAGAGCCCGGTCACGCAGATCATCGATCAACTGCTCGGCAACCGCTACAACGTGACCGACCGCCAAGCCGTGTCACGCTGCGCCAGTGCGGCGATGAACCAGGCCTCGGCCCAGTACGGCGCCGTCGATCCCCGCTACACCCAGCAGTACGGGCAACAGGGCTACAACAACCGCTATGCGGCGATGCGCGTCTCCTCGATCACCAACGTCCAGCGTCGCCAGAACGGGCTGCGCGTGACCGGCGTGTTGAGCTCGGGCGCCCATCACGGCCAGTATGGTGGCCAGTACGGCTACCAGAACCGCGACTATGCCCGCGCCGACGTCAGCTTCCGTTGCAACGTCGACTATCGCGGCCAGGTCACCAATGTCCGTATCGGCAACAACTACGGCTACAACCGCTAGGAATGTGAGGGCGGCGCGGCCTCAGGGTCGCGCCGCCCAAGCTTCGGGCTCAGCTGCCGACGGCGGCGATCTTGGGGCTGGGGTTGTCGGCTTTCTTGCGGCGGCCCATCGACCAATTGGCCTGCAACCGCACCTGCGGGTTGGGCACGCACCAGATCTCGCCGCCTTCGTCCATGCCGACGACCCACAGCAAATCGAATTCCTGGCCATAGTCGATCACCGCGATCGCGAAGCCGGGGCCGCGGTCGGCGATGTAGAGGGGAATTGAGGGATCGAGTTGGGTGAATGCCATGGCCCCACAACCC
This portion of the Sphingomonas limnosediminicola genome encodes:
- the uvrA gene encoding excinuclease ABC subunit UvrA — translated: MLTHISVRGAREHNLKAVDVDIPRESLTVITGLSGSGKSSLAFDTIYAEGQRRYVESLSAYARQFLEMMQKPDVEHIDGLSPAISIEQKTTSRNPRSTVATVTEIYDYMRLLWARVGIPYSPATGLPIAAQTVSQMVDRTMTLPEGSRHYLLAPVVRGRKGEYRKELAEWQKAGFTRVRIDGAFSAIEEAPTLDKKYKHDIEVVVDRVVIREGIEPRLADSFETALKLAEGLAFLDPADPVQDPPGSKRTGVAAALEKAAERNVLATHAPEGRIIFSEKFACPVSGFTIAEIEPRLFSFNAPQGACPACDGLGEKLVFDADLVVPNHALSIKKGAVVPWAKSNPPSPYYMQVLASLARAYDFDLDTSWADLPEEAQRVILHGTNGKPVTLRFIDGKRSYEVKKPFEGVIGNLNRRMQTTESAWMREELSRYQGSRPCEVCHGARLRPEALAVKIAGEDISLSTRRSVADAYDWFANLAPKLNPTQQEIAKAILKEINERLGFLHNVGLDYLHLDRTSGTLSGGESQRIRLASQIGSGLSGVLYVLDEPSIGLHQKDNDRLLETLKRLKSLGNTVLVVEHDEDAIRHADHVIDMGPGAGVHGGEVVCQGTLEELLACTTSITADYLSGRREIPLLATRRKGSGKFVTVAGATANNLDNVTVKFPLGTFTCVTGVSGSGKSSLTIDTLYAGAARSLNGARIPCGPCTGIKGLEQLDKVIDIDQSPIGRTPRSNPATYTGAFTQIRDWFAGLPESQARGYKPGRFSFNVKGGRCEACQGDGLIKIEMHFLPDVYVTCDVCHGARYNRETLEVKFKGKSIADVLDMTVEDAADFFKAVPGIRDKMEMLKEVGLGYVKVGQPATTLSGGEAQRVKLSKELSRRATGKTLYILDEPTTGLHFEDVRKLLEVLHRLADQGNTVVVIEHNLDVIKTADWVIDLGPGGGVNGGKIIAEGPPERIVQEPLSATGMYLKPLLEKASVKPVVVETKPKKPARAKRAAAADEDELGLVAAK
- a CDS encoding sulfatase-like hydrolase/transferase; protein product: MKPLKILFAILLAILLPAWVAWLLWPVPIMVLAYRFTHPVAASRQVHWAAGPERPPAGERPPNIVLILADDLGINDITAEGPATGVAGGLVPTPNIDAIARAGADFTVAYCANATCSPSRAALLTGRYPQRFGFEFTAVPDQLARYVPRYSPQDRPYPTIYHADLQARAPSMENMGMPLSEVTIAEVLRARGYHTVHLGKWHLGDAPGMRPENQGFDESLGFMAGASKYAPDKASVDARLPGDPLDRLLWLALSDGVQFNGGAPFHAGEYMTDYLSDQAVAAIAANRNRPFFIYLAYNAPHTPFQATKADYEALGSIKDRRSRVYGAMVRALDRGVGKVMSALKAQGLDRNTIVIFTNDNGGAWYAGLSGINKPYRGWKGTFFEGGIRVPFFIDWPGRIAPGQRLAIPTEHIDVLPTLAAAAMVPLPAGRQIDGINLLPFVTTHAQPPLGRTLFWRSGSYEAVRDGDWKLQVSRNPPRTWLFNLAADPTERVNLAAREPAIVARLRASIARHDREMAKPLWPALLEEPIRIDVPADAPWKPGQEYVYWPN
- a CDS encoding chaplin family protein; this encodes MRKMLFAAAAIAAAATPAIAQVNTGSGNGLVAVNVQNVDILKNFLNDSQIAALNNLGVPITVQAPISVAANVCGTTVNALVALRKTGDAACDAKTANNALANIVQRQKLKQTK